The genome window tggaaaaaccatagctttgatgatgcggacctttgatgtctctgctttttaagatgctgggtTGTTCCACTAGAGGTCAGCATATCATCAAGTAGATTTTCCATCTTTTCTGAAGGCCCGGCTCTGGGACCTTTGGTAACAGGTTGACCTGCAGACAAGAACCGGCGATCATCCCCCTCTCCAAATGGCAAAAAACTTCACCCAAGGGTGCCCCCATTCCACACTATTGCTGTAAAGGCAGGAGAGCTAACTGGGGCggtttttattattgatttattttaccGATCAGCTACCATCAACGCATTTAGCTCACAGAAATAAGAGCCCTAACCTGCGCTGGCACGCACGATACAATCGACAACAGAAGTCCCAAATCTAGTCAAACCTCAGATGGCGACTGCAGTGTGGGCTTGGGAAGTGCTGCCAGACCCACGGTGCCTGCTCCAACCTTGGGCACGTTGATGAAGACCTACTGCTATCCAACTTGAGGGATACGCTTACATGTACGCTATAAAATTCAACAAGCAGAGATGTGTCTGTTTCAAAGGAAGGCCAAATGGGAAGGTGCGTGCACGTGCAACATGGCCTGTGTTTCTTTGTTCGAAAAAACTAATATccaacccacagctgcctcagccgTAACTTTAAAGCAACCGTCTTCatgcagcctgcatcttttcTTGACTTACATCTAAGACAGACGCACCtggcaaaatggatttttgcccgGAACGTTTTGGACTTTACACcgaagagtaactttcctggcaaaatccatcttgtcaaGAACTTGCACGGACTTTTGGATTTTAGTTTTGAACTGTTTCCCTGTCCTGACTTGCCGTGAGGAACACTGGAAAATAAGAGGCTGCCAAATACCTCTAAGTTGTGACCACCCAactagaaaagtattcaaaagcaGTTATAGTTCTATCACGAAAGGAACACTAATATTGGCCACTACATCAGGGGTTTGATGGGCGCCAACACTGGTGCCATTTTATCACCGTCAAGACGTACCTATTTATTTGAGCCTTTTGGGGGTTGAAGATCGTGGCCCGTGCACATTTTAGTGACGTGTTTTTCATGTTtgggtgttttaattttgtgttatttgattttaaattgctttaaatatcttatgttttaatttttttaaacagtttggTAACCTGGACTGAGATCCTATGATTTCTTCTTGCAGAAAATGAACTTCAGTTTAGAATTAAGGTGCACagtcattttaaatattgtatcttcatttttaaaaaaatcacagttttcaTTCTCATTTTTGTTATGTTTATTTTTACTGCTAGGTTGTTTTAGGCCGCTAGGTTTTAACTTTCCCCTCAGCCTTTTATGTTATGGTTAGCCATCCTGCAAATCAGGAATAGTAACTCCATATGGACAGTACACCCAGTACCTGACGTGGTCCTGTTTGGCACAATAAATCTGGAATCACACTTGCAAGGCCTAGCTGCCATTTTATTTCCACACAACTCTTACAATAATGGTAACCGAATCTAAGCAACTGGTACTTCTTGAAGCACTGCTGCCCAGTAAGAACTCCAGAGATTAGAAAAttcacttttttggactacaactcccaaaatccttcaGTCAGCATGACCTATGTGCTCCAGGCCTCCTCAACTCTAGAAATCACTGCTAGAATCCGTGCTAACaaagaataatatattttttaaatagtgaCAATAAATAAtgagaaaggaaaatgttttaaacaatatTGGGCTGCATTAATAGTCCTGTTTCTTACAAGGTGCAGATTTAGGCCTAAATCCATTTATTAATCCAGGTCAGAGGAAACTCATTAAAAGTAATTTAGTAAGCCAGTGTTTATGTagatgtatacattactaaaacagcgacgtctacgttggctcaggcatgacATGAGAATGGCAGATGCTCAGATTCAgaaagatctcctttatggagaattagtgcaaggaaatcgccccagagggagaccacagctgcgatacaagatctgcaagtgggatctgaaggccttaggaatagacctcaacagatgggaaaccttgacgtctgagcgttcattctggaggcaggcggtgcatcatggcctctcccaatttgaagagacccttgtccagcaggccgaggcaaaaaggaagtcccaaaagcagccaaatcagggagctggacaggggacagattggatttgtcttcagtgtggaagggattgtcactctctaattggcctcctcaaccacactagatgctgttcgaagtcctccatacagagcacgttaccatagtctctcgagactgaaggatgcctaaacaatTTATGTACATTTTTGATTCCAAGGATCTTATTCAGATTAACATCAGAATAAGGCCCGTGTGTCAAAACTGGGTGGAGAGGTGttgagtgtttttttctttttgttgctaTTGGTGGAATACTTTAAATCAGCAggatattttctatttttcttcttttgtttgtttgtttgtttgtttccaaacACTTTGCTATGAGTAAATTCCAGTGTCTAcggtgatatatatatatatatatctccttccTCCATCCTGAGAAAAAACTACAGGACCACAATATATCTCCTTCCTCCATCCTGAGAAAAAACTACAGGACCACAATTCCAGTGGAAAAACCAATGCAACTGGAATTGGATTTTCCCAGCACAAAGACTTGGGACGGGCAGAGCTGTGGAACAAAAAAGGAGCAAACGCTGATGGGCACATGTTCCAAAACGAAGATCTGGCTATTTTGAACCCCCATAGTTAGGTTGTGTTTTTGAATGAAacatcaaggggaaaaaatattctgattttttaaaaatagccttaTGATCAAAACCAAGTAGAGACCTTAGATAAACGTTGCTTACATCAAGAGGACGGGGcagattttaaaaggagaaaactcTGTACTGCCAGCAATGCCTTTAAGATTTCAACCAGTAAAACCCGCCGGGTTTCTTGCAACGATAGGCTTGCAAGAGCcgaaactacaaatcccagaagccagcGGGGCAAATGGACTACAACTCTCCAGATGACAGGGCGCCCAGCGTAACTGCGTAAGCCTTGAACCGAAAGACTACAGCCCCCATGATGCTCTGCGTCCCCGGCGTTCGAAGACTAAGGGACGCCATCGCGCAGGGAGAGGTGGGCTTGGTTTGCACGTGTGCGGTCTTGCGTGCACGTTGAACTGGCTTTTAGCGCTACACGAATTGCTTTTAAAACCTCTCGCATCATCAGCCGCAATGTTCCTGCAGTATTTCCTCGACGAACAAGGGAACAGGGTCTACACCCTCAAGGTAGGAATTATTGACCTCGATGGCCCTGGCGCGTAACGTCTGAATGCTTGATCTCCTCCACCAGCAAGCCTAGATGCTGTATTCTTAGCCGGCTCGTAATTTTGTTAGTCGTTACCCTCCTGATGCGCCCATGTATGCACCCGTTTGTCTTCCTCCCACATATTTTCGTAATAGTTACTTTTGGGGTCTTTGCACGTGAACGGATGTGCATCCTAGAGATTTAATGCTGGGATCCTGCTGGCTTCTGCCTTAAACAGGTTATGTTTTGATTGCTTGCGTATGGAATGGAGATttcagggggaggggaaagaaaaggttCAGTCGTGCACAAGCAGTATGGTCAGCTCACcctggaaaaagaggaggaaaatagtTTCTCCAAATTAGGAAGTAGAGTGTTAGTGGTCTTCAATGTTTTCCTTAAAGAAGAACAAATGTAATACAGGAAAACTGCGATATCCACGGAGGATCCTCGCGGATGCTGAAAACGCGGAACTCTCGaacgctatacattgcatggtctctagctccttcTAGCGGCCAGATCTGGTGAATACAccttttttatttagtattttcaggcaacggataaatgaatcagtggatactgatggCAAGGATTcagggggttctactgtatttcCTTTATAAAGGTGCGGACgcagagagggaaaggggggaataAATCAGGCATGGCTCAAATTGCAATTAGACAGCTAAAGGTCCGCTTGTGTGTTTATTTTCCAAGCGTTGCGGTTCCCAATAGAAGAAGTATTTGTTAAAAAGTATTGTGGTGTTGACCTAAGTGGCTCTCAGTGAGTGGCACTTTTGTAATAGTGTGACCATTATGAAATATATCCatcatttccttctcttgctgTTGAACTGCAGTTTCCATAGACTGCGTAAGtccataacatctggaggactagcACCTTGCCCAGCCTGCTGTTTCTAGGGTGGTTTAGTGTTCGGTGCATAAGCTTCAAGGTTTGCATGCGTTCCtattcctttttctccttctgtttggTCGCCAAGAAGAGACTGGAAGCTTTTATTTCCTTTGGCTGACTTAGAGATGgtaaagaaactgaaaggaaatatttaatgTCGAATGGTTCTATAATAGTTTACCTTCCCCTGCCCTCCCCCATTGTTAAAGATAAGCCAGGACccaggttgtgtgttttttttaaacctgttgTTAAGTTGCTTTTCCACCTTTTGTTTGAAGAGTTTTGGTTGtgaatgtgttgtgtgtgtgtgtgttgttgttatttatttaaaatattcatatgccgcctttctcccaaaggatccaaggctgcttacaatattaaaagaaatggagtttaaaaacaccaaataataaatgtatgcattttaaaaagctttaaacaGGTATATTAAAACTTGTAATgagaataatatttaaaatgataaaaaaaatacaagcaaaattcagaataaaatcctccattatgcgccatcaagtcatttGGGACTTACGGCAACTCTATGCATGCACGGTCTCCCAACTGTGTTGTACATATCTAAACTCAGTATGAGAAAGAAGCCATTGTAATATTTTGTGCAGCTTTAGCTGGGCCTGAGAAGCTGTGAATGTCTGCAGATAGTGTGCTGTGGGTTCACACTGTCCAATCCTGTTACTCACTCCTGCTGTTAAATCAATGGAATGAGCCTAGCTGAAAAACCCAAGGAGAAGGCTTTTGGTGGTTGGATGGTCTTGTTACCTTGTTTTCCCTTCCCAGCTAAACTTGAGCATCAATTTAGCTCTATGGTAGAACAGTTCAGAAGGCTGAATTGTCAGTTCCGAGAGCCCATCAATAAAAATGCCACAACATGATTATACTTTATTTAGTCAGATATGGCGTTTCATACCCTTATAAGAGAGTACAGTAATTAAGATTACTGTAATATTCTTCAAATTCTGTAAGAGTGAATACAGAAATCACCATGCTTGATTAATTTATGGGTTGTATCATATAGTCATGTTCATTTTCCCCCGTCCCACAACACTGTGCTGTTAGATCTATGAACAATTCAGGTTGCACTGTGCtgccccgaaaataagacctaacctgaaaataagacctagtgaagtgaaaccccaccctctacccttgtgcagcattgtgcagcaaccagaagaagatgacatgactgtaaaataaaaatcccctgaaaataagccctaatgggcttcttggggcaaaaattaatataagaccctgttttattttcggggaaacatatatgtgtgtgtgtataactgaAGATACGTTAATTTGGTGGCTCAGTAATTTAGTCACCCATATTACTTCAAAAATTCTATAATTTATTCAAGTAGTTAGTTCCATTGTCAGAATAAAATAACTGTATAATAAGTCATTTATACTTGTCTACTATGAtagttctttatttcttctgtgtACATTTTCGTAGAATGGAGGGTGACATATAGAATAGTGGGGGATTGTGAAGGGTTTGAAATTGAATATGCATTTTTAAGTGGACTAGTTAGTATTGCATTTGCTCACAGATCTCTCTACCTCTCCGGTTTTCAGAAGGCAGATCCCTCTGGACAACCCACTTGCTCAGCCCATCCTGCACGCTTCTCCCCGGATGACAAATATTCTCGACACAGGATCACCATCAAGAAACGCTTCGGTGTCCTGCTGACCCAGCAGCCTCGGCCTGTGGTATAAAATCCCAACATCTGGTGCCAGGTGAGACCACGGCAGCCTGTCAGGAAGAGAGAAACTTCTGAAGCAACCTGAAAGAAGCTGAAACAGGAGAAACAACGACAGCAGATCTGcactttttgcattttgttttatccAGAGAGAATTTTTTTTGAGTGTTGCTGTTATTTGGAAACCCTGCCTAATTTCCTTCCTGGAACGAGGAAGCATGGATGTTCTTCAAGAGAGCTTGAATTCTTTCACCTACCCTTATCTGGCCTGTGTATTtctggaaataaaatgaaatcctTCGTTGTTATTTCTTCGACAAACCCATGTTTATAGTTGTGGAAGCCACGTTTTAGCAAAATACATGATGACTGGGTGTAACGGTGCTAGTCTGTGATTGGGGGGCAGAATTTGGAGACAccttaaattataaatatatttataaatatatttcacaCACCTTTTTTGGGTTTATATagggcattttgtcaaaagcagAAGGGGTTGCCTCAGATAAGCTCACATCTAATTTGAAAAGGTTAGCATTGCatgatgaaaatgaaatattCTGTGCTAAGACTTACTCAAAATGAAATGTGGGACAAGGGGTGAAAGATTCTTGTGGAGGGGAAGAAAGCAACGACGCTTACAAACTCTGAACAAGGTGGTCATGGTTTTCTGACACCTTCCTTTTGCTATCCTCAATTGATTTTGGTATCTTTTGAAGAAAAGTATTCTGCATTTCTGTGGGGAAAGCAGTATGTAACATATTCAAGTTACATTAATGTGCAGTGAAAAACAGTGAGTGGACCGAAGAGAGATCAAATAGACATACTGTTGGCAGGCACAGAA of Pogona vitticeps strain Pit_001003342236 chromosome 6, PviZW2.1, whole genome shotgun sequence contains these proteins:
- the NOP10 gene encoding H/ACA ribonucleoprotein complex subunit 3, whose product is MFLQYFLDEQGNRVYTLKKADPSGQPTCSAHPARFSPDDKYSRHRITIKKRFGVLLTQQPRPVV